The Cerasicoccus sp. TK19100 genome window below encodes:
- the rpmH gene encoding 50S ribosomal protein L34: protein MEPTYRPHKVKRLRKCGFRARMKTKGGRKVIASRRAKGRKRLALIKHTRRLCR, encoded by the coding sequence ATGGAACCAACCTACCGACCACACAAAGTAAAGCGCCTTCGCAAGTGCGGCTTCCGTGCGCGCATGAAGACCAAAGGCGGTCGCAAAGTCATTGCATCGCGCCGTGCCAAGGGCCGCAAGCGCTTAGCCCTGATCAAGCACACCCGTCGCCTCTGCCGCTAG
- the ndk gene encoding nucleoside-diphosphate kinase: MEKTFIILKPDAMEKKLWGKVLDRFAEAGFEIVACKMAKLGSDILRKHYAHVADKPFFPEIEAFMSSAPVILLVLKGDGVIAKVRDLLGPTDSTKAPAGTIRGDMGTDMMVNVCHASDGPETAEAEIARFFSPEEVMG, from the coding sequence ATGGAAAAGACCTTTATCATTCTCAAACCCGACGCCATGGAAAAGAAGCTCTGGGGCAAAGTCCTGGACCGCTTTGCTGAAGCCGGTTTTGAAATCGTTGCCTGCAAAATGGCGAAGCTTGGCTCGGACATCCTGCGCAAGCACTACGCCCACGTCGCTGACAAGCCTTTCTTCCCGGAGATTGAGGCCTTCATGAGCTCGGCTCCGGTCATCCTGCTGGTGCTCAAGGGCGACGGCGTTATTGCCAAGGTGCGCGATCTACTCGGGCCGACGGACTCCACCAAGGCTCCGGCTGGCACCATCCGTGGTGACATGGGTACGGACATGATGGTGAATGTTTGCCACGCTTCCGATGGCCCCGAAACGGCTGAAGCCGAGATTGCACGCTTCTTCTCGCCGGAAGAGGTCATGGGTTAA
- a CDS encoding SLBB domain-containing protein, translated as MALSCKWRVGLPMRYFYTCLLAALSLLATGCSNMKGHYEYELSKAKEREEKDLATITELQEENREMRNALFELKKGDHVMVLGEINEPGIYYVGDEASLVEVIEMAGGETRFTSRRAIINRGGNRIEIDTIANGSAQIVLLPGDVLYFSRLLL; from the coding sequence ATGGCACTTTCCTGCAAATGGCGTGTCGGGTTGCCGATGCGCTATTTTTATACATGCCTACTGGCTGCCCTCAGCCTGCTTGCAACGGGCTGCTCAAACATGAAGGGCCACTACGAATACGAACTCAGCAAGGCCAAGGAGCGCGAAGAAAAAGACTTGGCGACCATCACCGAGCTACAGGAAGAGAACCGCGAGATGCGCAATGCGCTCTTTGAATTAAAGAAGGGCGACCATGTGATGGTACTCGGCGAAATTAATGAGCCCGGTATTTATTATGTGGGCGATGAGGCCTCACTCGTCGAGGTGATCGAAATGGCCGGCGGCGAAACAAGATTTACCTCGCGCAGGGCCATCATCAACCGCGGCGGCAATCGCATTGAAATCGACACCATCGCCAATGGCTCGGCGCAGATCGTTCTGCTGCCCGGCGACGTGCTTTATTTTTCCAGACTACTGCTTTGA
- a CDS encoding SelT/SelW/SelH family protein, with the protein MSKPKILIRYCPKCNWLLRSAWMTQELLYTFSEDLQSVTLEPSCEAGMFEIRYNDDLLWERKRDGGFPDVKALKQRVRDRLDPERDLGHLDRKSGEG; encoded by the coding sequence ATGTCCAAGCCCAAGATCCTCATTCGCTACTGCCCGAAATGCAACTGGCTGCTACGCTCTGCATGGATGACGCAGGAGCTGCTCTACACCTTTTCCGAGGACTTGCAAAGCGTGACGCTGGAGCCCTCTTGCGAGGCAGGGATGTTTGAAATCCGCTACAACGACGACCTCCTCTGGGAACGCAAACGCGACGGCGGCTTCCCGGACGTCAAGGCCCTCAAACAACGCGTCCGCGACCGCCTGGACCCGGAGCGCGATCTTGGGCATTTGGACCGGAAGTCGGGGGAAGGGTGA
- a CDS encoding RDD family protein yields MTSQRENSLVVETPEGVRFTMALASPAARLLALAVDLLVILTIAMVMAVIFSLMSLISGQLAAVAFILGYFILSIGYFWLLEWAWRGQTVGKRMFRLRVVDAHGLKLHTDQIVLRNLLRFVDSLPGLYFLGGCVSICSRRYQRLGDLAAGTVVVRQKPPALPDLSRLPENKYNSLHEHPHVEATLRQRISPELAMLAFQALTRRDQLEPTSRARVFAELASEFQTHVKLPETSLYGVSDEQLIRNCVESIYRQVQKRADGAESQLATA; encoded by the coding sequence ATGACCTCTCAGCGGGAAAATTCCCTGGTCGTCGAGACGCCGGAAGGCGTGCGCTTTACCATGGCTCTGGCGAGCCCGGCCGCGCGGTTGCTGGCACTGGCGGTGGACCTGCTCGTGATCTTGACGATTGCCATGGTTATGGCGGTGATCTTTTCGTTGATGAGCCTGATCAGCGGTCAGTTGGCGGCGGTGGCCTTCATTCTGGGCTACTTTATTTTGTCCATTGGCTATTTCTGGCTATTGGAATGGGCTTGGCGCGGGCAAACGGTGGGTAAGCGCATGTTTCGGTTACGTGTGGTGGACGCGCATGGGCTGAAACTGCACACCGACCAGATTGTGCTGCGCAATTTGCTGCGCTTTGTCGACTCGCTGCCTGGGCTCTATTTCCTGGGGGGATGCGTGAGTATTTGTAGTCGCCGTTATCAGCGATTGGGGGATTTAGCCGCTGGCACGGTGGTTGTCCGCCAAAAGCCGCCGGCGCTGCCTGACCTGTCACGCTTACCGGAGAACAAATACAACTCGCTGCACGAGCACCCGCACGTGGAGGCGACGTTGAGGCAGCGCATTTCGCCGGAGCTGGCGATGCTGGCCTTTCAGGCGTTGACCCGACGGGACCAGTTGGAGCCTACCAGTCGTGCCCGGGTGTTTGCCGAACTCGCCAGTGAATTTCAGACACACGTAAAGTTGCCCGAGACCAGCCTCTATGGTGTTTCCGATGAGCAATTGATTCGCAACTGTGTGGAGAGCATCTACCGGCAGGTGCAGAAACGTGCAGATGGCGCCGAGTCTCAACTCGCCACTGCTTGA
- the trpE gene encoding anthranilate synthase component I: MTVFPNENDFLTSAQTGAVVPVHADLTADFETPVSVYSKLRAHAPAFLFESIVGGEHISRYSFVGCSPRRVITSWPEKTVITERDGSSREVETPSDPLTLIETELKPWETPTYPDLPPFIGGAVGFLGHEYIHRIEPIVPPAEKDVLGMPLMWYGLFDTVVAFDHAKQIIRIVSNARLDEGREPKDVYATACAEIERVIDILSKGSQLAPMPLAQVDPADIVVPEGNFTRERFEDAVERTKEYIRAGDVIQVVGSQRFEADYTQSPLDLYRALRFVNPSPYMFCLETGDYAIVGASPEVHVRSTNGRVEIRPIAGTRPRGQNEAEDQELEADLLADAKERAEHLMLVDLARNDIGRVCEVGSVHVEDYAIIERYSHVMHIVSQVEGDLAADKTPFDLMRATFPAGTLSGAPKIRAMQIISELEGQQRGVYGGALGYFSYDGNLDSCIAIRTALLKDGKIYIQSGAGLVADSVPASEYEETVNKAKGMLKAVALSRLLGS; this comes from the coding sequence ATGACTGTATTCCCCAACGAGAACGATTTCCTAACGTCGGCCCAGACGGGCGCGGTCGTGCCTGTGCACGCCGACCTGACGGCGGATTTCGAAACGCCGGTTTCGGTCTACTCGAAGCTGCGGGCCCATGCGCCCGCGTTTCTGTTCGAGTCGATCGTAGGCGGTGAACACATCTCGCGCTACAGCTTTGTTGGCTGCAGCCCACGCCGGGTCATCACGAGCTGGCCGGAAAAAACTGTCATCACCGAGCGCGACGGCTCGAGCCGCGAAGTGGAGACGCCCAGCGATCCGCTGACGTTGATCGAGACCGAGCTCAAGCCCTGGGAGACGCCGACCTACCCGGACCTGCCGCCCTTCATCGGCGGAGCCGTGGGTTTCCTCGGCCACGAATACATCCACCGCATCGAGCCGATCGTGCCGCCCGCGGAAAAGGATGTGCTCGGCATGCCGCTGATGTGGTATGGGCTATTCGACACCGTCGTCGCCTTCGACCACGCCAAGCAGATCATCCGCATCGTCAGCAATGCGCGCCTGGACGAAGGTCGCGAGCCGAAGGACGTCTATGCCACCGCGTGCGCCGAGATTGAGCGCGTGATCGATATTCTTTCCAAGGGCAGCCAACTGGCACCCATGCCGCTGGCGCAAGTCGACCCAGCCGACATCGTGGTACCAGAAGGAAACTTTACCCGCGAACGTTTCGAGGACGCCGTCGAGCGCACCAAGGAATACATCCGCGCGGGTGACGTCATCCAAGTCGTTGGCTCGCAGCGCTTTGAGGCTGATTACACGCAATCGCCGCTCGACCTCTACCGCGCCTTGCGCTTCGTCAACCCCTCGCCGTATATGTTCTGCCTGGAAACGGGCGACTACGCGATCGTCGGTGCCTCACCAGAGGTGCACGTGCGCAGCACGAACGGCCGCGTGGAAATCCGCCCCATCGCCGGAACGCGCCCCCGCGGCCAAAACGAAGCCGAGGACCAGGAACTGGAGGCCGATCTCCTCGCCGACGCCAAGGAACGCGCCGAGCACCTGATGCTCGTCGACCTGGCGCGCAACGACATTGGCCGCGTTTGCGAAGTGGGCTCAGTCCACGTTGAGGATTACGCGATCATCGAACGCTACAGCCACGTGATGCACATCGTCTCACAGGTGGAGGGCGACCTCGCCGCCGACAAGACGCCGTTTGACCTGATGCGGGCGACCTTCCCAGCGGGCACCCTCTCCGGCGCGCCAAAGATTCGCGCCATGCAGATTATTTCGGAGCTCGAAGGGCAGCAACGCGGCGTTTACGGCGGCGCGCTAGGCTACTTCAGCTACGATGGCAACCTGGACAGCTGCATCGCGATCCGCACCGCGCTGCTCAAGGACGGCAAGATCTACATCCAGTCCGGCGCCGGACTGGTGGCGGACTCCGTCCCCGCCAGCGAATACGAGGAAACCGTCAACAAAGCCAAGGGCATGCTCAAGGCCGTGGCGCTTTCGCGCCTTCTCGGCAGCTAA
- a CDS encoding DNA repair protein RecN — protein sequence MLQFLHICNLALLDEVSLDFEAGFTAVTGETGAGKSVLLGALSMLAGNRVDKTIIRGGAEECIVEASLHVAGNKQLAELLDELELPPCEDGVLILRRSLHRKRGGKVQINGALATVTALQQLGEEWIDFHGPGEPQKLFHEKNQLALLDIFAKNSTALEAYQADFDQWRGLWREMENLRTAERLSPEEAEFLQSQINAINEVDPSDESIEQLERDFKRLDNARELGQLSEQAGEGAREAAQAASRVLRAARELAEIDPEADALAGRLDALIIEAEDLSSEYEALASGGDFDPSEAESIAQRMQTWLQIRRKYGPTTEAVRAKRDDLVRKIGSQTNVEGQLIKLEHRAGELEKSLRKQADELRRRRLKGAKDLAAQARELLTKLGFKKADFSIEVETENKLSRHGHSGCRFVFSPNAGQPLMPLNKIASSGETARVMLALKAVLAKADATALLVFDEVDANVGGEIGAAVGRELAALAGDHQVFCVTHLPQVAALARQHFLVEKGQDDSTTTVTICRIDEDKQRRESELARMLGDRDSKSARDHARQLMASV from the coding sequence GTGCTCCAATTCCTGCACATTTGTAACCTCGCTCTTCTCGATGAAGTCTCGCTCGATTTCGAGGCGGGTTTCACTGCCGTCACGGGCGAGACCGGTGCCGGCAAAAGCGTGCTCCTGGGCGCGCTGTCCATGCTCGCGGGCAACCGCGTGGACAAGACCATCATCCGCGGCGGGGCCGAGGAGTGCATCGTCGAAGCCTCGCTCCATGTGGCGGGCAATAAGCAACTGGCTGAACTGCTTGACGAGCTTGAGCTGCCACCCTGTGAAGACGGCGTGCTGATCCTGCGCCGAAGCCTGCACCGCAAGCGCGGCGGCAAGGTGCAAATCAACGGTGCCCTGGCTACGGTCACGGCGCTGCAGCAGCTTGGCGAAGAGTGGATCGACTTCCACGGGCCTGGAGAACCACAGAAGCTTTTTCACGAGAAAAACCAACTGGCGCTGCTCGATATTTTTGCGAAAAACTCGACCGCGCTGGAGGCTTATCAGGCCGACTTTGATCAGTGGCGCGGACTGTGGCGCGAGATGGAAAATCTCCGCACCGCCGAGCGTCTATCGCCGGAAGAGGCGGAGTTCCTACAGAGCCAGATTAATGCGATCAACGAGGTGGATCCGTCGGACGAGTCCATTGAGCAGTTGGAACGCGATTTTAAGCGGCTGGACAATGCCCGCGAGTTGGGGCAGCTGTCAGAGCAGGCTGGGGAGGGTGCCCGCGAGGCTGCGCAAGCGGCGTCCCGGGTGTTGCGCGCCGCGCGTGAACTGGCGGAGATCGACCCCGAGGCCGATGCCCTGGCGGGCCGCCTGGATGCGCTAATCATTGAAGCCGAAGACCTTTCGTCGGAATATGAGGCACTGGCCAGTGGCGGCGACTTTGACCCGAGTGAGGCGGAGTCCATCGCACAGCGCATGCAAACCTGGCTGCAAATTCGCCGCAAATACGGGCCCACGACCGAAGCAGTCCGCGCCAAGCGCGATGACCTCGTCCGCAAGATTGGCTCGCAGACCAACGTCGAGGGGCAGTTGATCAAGCTGGAGCACCGCGCGGGCGAGCTGGAGAAATCCCTCCGCAAGCAAGCCGATGAGCTGCGCCGGCGCCGTCTGAAGGGGGCCAAAGATTTGGCCGCACAGGCGCGTGAGTTGCTGACCAAGCTCGGCTTTAAAAAGGCGGATTTCAGCATCGAAGTGGAAACCGAGAACAAGCTTTCCCGCCATGGCCACAGTGGTTGCCGTTTTGTGTTTTCGCCCAATGCCGGCCAGCCGCTGATGCCGTTGAATAAAATCGCCTCCAGCGGTGAGACCGCTCGTGTGATGCTCGCGCTGAAGGCCGTGTTGGCCAAGGCCGACGCCACGGCGCTGCTGGTGTTTGACGAGGTGGATGCCAATGTGGGGGGCGAGATCGGTGCCGCCGTGGGCCGCGAGCTGGCAGCGTTGGCCGGGGATCACCAAGTGTTTTGCGTGACCCACCTGCCGCAAGTGGCGGCGCTCGCGCGACAGCATTTCCTGGTTGAAAAAGGGCAGGACGACAGCACGACCACGGTTACGATTTGCCGCATCGATGAGGATAAGCAGCGACGCGAAAGCGAGCTGGCTCGCATGCTCGGTGACCGCGATTCCAAGTCCGCCCGCGATCATGCCCGCCAATTGATGGCGAGCGTTTAG
- a CDS encoding sigma-70 family RNA polymerase sigma factor gives MIAKISASTSNTIAVPREDEQPAIDLGRPRARVAEPQTFEELPNSEKSPLQLYLQEIGKTPLLKPEEEVALARRIMKGDHEARQQMIQANLRLVVKIAYDYANFGLPLLDLISEGNIGLIKAVERFDPDKGGKLSTYAAWWIKQSIKRALANQSKTIRLPVHLVDKIAKIRKTTMQLQEELDREPTDEEIGLVLEMPASKVAHLKSVSVRPSSLDAPVGEDDGTQLGELVGDDNAMTPYQTLSGKSLMTDVNAMIDALDEREAEIIRLRFGLKGDHPLTLEEVGAMFDVTRERVRQLQNIALQKMRRAMMDKERQRNADEVRKERLARKRFEVLEEFFAKIGD, from the coding sequence ATGATAGCAAAAATTTCAGCCAGCACCTCGAACACCATAGCAGTTCCACGAGAAGATGAGCAACCCGCTATCGACCTCGGTCGCCCCCGTGCGCGTGTAGCTGAGCCGCAGACATTCGAAGAGCTACCCAATTCTGAAAAGTCGCCCCTGCAGCTGTATTTGCAGGAAATCGGCAAAACACCGCTCCTCAAGCCGGAGGAAGAAGTCGCCTTAGCCCGCCGCATCATGAAGGGCGACCACGAGGCGCGCCAACAAATGATTCAGGCCAATCTGCGCCTGGTCGTGAAGATCGCGTATGACTACGCCAATTTCGGCCTGCCACTGCTCGACCTGATCAGCGAGGGCAACATCGGCCTGATCAAGGCCGTCGAACGTTTTGACCCGGACAAGGGCGGCAAACTGTCGACCTATGCCGCATGGTGGATCAAGCAGTCCATTAAGCGCGCTCTGGCCAACCAGTCCAAGACCATCCGCCTGCCCGTCCACCTGGTGGACAAGATTGCGAAGATTCGCAAGACCACCATGCAGTTGCAGGAAGAGCTCGACCGCGAGCCGACTGATGAAGAAATCGGTCTCGTCCTGGAAATGCCGGCTAGCAAGGTCGCGCATCTTAAGAGCGTCAGCGTCCGCCCAAGCAGCCTCGATGCGCCCGTCGGCGAAGACGACGGCACCCAGCTGGGTGAGTTAGTCGGCGATGATAACGCCATGACGCCCTACCAGACTTTGAGCGGAAAATCCCTGATGACCGACGTCAACGCCATGATCGACGCCCTCGACGAGCGCGAAGCCGAGATCATTCGCCTGCGTTTCGGCCTGAAGGGCGACCACCCGCTGACCCTGGAAGAAGTCGGCGCGATGTTTGACGTGACCCGCGAACGCGTGCGCCAACTCCAGAACATTGCCCTGCAGAAAATGCGCCGTGCGATGATGGACAAGGAGCGCCAGCGCAACGCTGACGAGGTCCGCAAAGAACGCTTGGCCCGCAAGCGGTTTGAGGTGCTTGAAGAGTTTTTCGCCAAAATAGGCGATTAA
- a CDS encoding ThuA domain-containing protein produces the protein MSKLRVTIWNEFVHEKKNATVQSIYPDGIHAAIEAGLNELGADELDITIATLDMPEHGLTEEVLNNTDVLIWWGHCAHGQVEDAIVDRVQERVLGGMGFIVLHSGHFAKPFKRLMGTSCALKWREAGEKERLWVCNPGHPIAAGIEDGFIELEQTEMYGEPFGIPSPDEQVFISWFEGGEVFRSGNCWIRGNGKIFYFRPGHETYPIYKNPTVCRVIYNAVKWAAPQGRWVEPLKAPNVPVDQAREKITAKGGSLHAEGEAGFR, from the coding sequence ATGTCGAAACTCCGTGTTACCATCTGGAACGAATTCGTTCACGAAAAGAAAAACGCGACTGTCCAGTCCATCTACCCCGATGGCATTCATGCAGCCATTGAAGCCGGGCTTAACGAGCTCGGTGCCGATGAGCTGGACATCACCATCGCGACGCTGGATATGCCCGAGCACGGCCTCACTGAGGAGGTGCTGAACAACACTGACGTGCTCATCTGGTGGGGCCATTGTGCGCATGGCCAGGTCGAGGACGCGATTGTCGACCGCGTGCAAGAGCGCGTGCTCGGCGGCATGGGTTTCATCGTGCTGCACAGTGGCCACTTCGCCAAGCCGTTCAAGCGGCTCATGGGCACCAGCTGCGCGCTCAAGTGGCGCGAGGCTGGCGAGAAAGAGCGCCTCTGGGTCTGCAACCCGGGTCACCCGATTGCCGCTGGTATTGAAGACGGCTTTATCGAGCTGGAGCAGACGGAAATGTACGGCGAGCCTTTCGGCATCCCCAGCCCTGACGAGCAGGTATTCATTTCCTGGTTTGAGGGCGGTGAGGTTTTCCGCTCCGGCAATTGCTGGATTCGCGGCAATGGCAAAATCTTTTACTTCCGCCCGGGTCACGAAACCTATCCGATCTACAAAAATCCGACCGTCTGCCGCGTCATTTACAATGCTGTGAAATGGGCTGCGCCACAGGGCCGTTGGGTGGAGCCGCTCAAGGCACCGAATGTGCCCGTGGATCAGGCGCGCGAGAAAATTACGGCCAAGGGTGGCTCATTGCACGCTGAGGGCGAGGCGGGCTTCCGTTGA
- a CDS encoding leucine-rich repeat domain-containing protein: MHKLIFTIFLGLGLPGVLFSADLSDLTYVIEGDTVTITDCNEAATGELVIPAVIDGKQVTSIGDEAISYCQSLTSISIPDSITLLGNDAFSHCISLTGIDIPNSVTALGERVFFGCSSLKRIHIPDSVTSVGANSFIGCTSLSEVTLGNGLTTLESHTFEYCIGLTSVSIGSSLSTIGFNAFFGCSSLTEFEVHSDNVHLSVLDGVLFNEDLTKLVVYPAGKVESTYDIPDGVTTIALNAFSQCNNLTTINIPSSLIAFDGIPFNVCVNLSVINVASDNERFASQQGALFNKDKTNLIQYPIGKEETNYTIPGSVVSINPYAFYASKKLLTVVIPDTVLSIGEGAFYFCENLVDVSIGNGVTTISANAFSLCFNLERVSFGSSIISIEERAFQLCRNLSEVRLPDGLTTIGARAFYHCAGLSNVTFSNKLMSIGSDAFSFCDNLKSVTFEGDAPTNVGSFPFGSSYLKLTIYFYEGKSGFSPGRWQGYRSVMLLDFDHDNWPDVLEVALGTDPNDASSQFRVWLTTEAGATHIHYGPHSDACTFVVECTEDLNDPDSWEPVAGLGFTGGLTEQVADLGAVSGAPKFYRVQVSYTAE; the protein is encoded by the coding sequence ATGCACAAACTCATCTTTACTATCTTTCTCGGGCTCGGATTGCCCGGCGTCCTGTTTTCCGCAGATTTATCTGACCTGACCTACGTAATCGAGGGCGACACGGTTACGATTACGGACTGCAATGAAGCGGCTACAGGCGAGTTGGTGATTCCGGCTGTAATAGATGGGAAACAGGTTACCTCTATCGGTGATGAGGCTATAAGTTACTGTCAAAGCCTGACGAGTATTAGTATTCCAGATAGCATTACTCTGTTGGGGAACGACGCATTTTCTCACTGTATTAGTCTCACAGGCATTGACATTCCCAATAGTGTTACGGCCTTGGGCGAAAGAGTATTTTTTGGATGTAGCAGCCTGAAACGCATTCATATCCCTGATAGTGTCACTTCAGTTGGGGCCAATTCATTTATCGGTTGTACTAGTTTGTCCGAAGTGACTCTTGGAAACGGGCTCACAACATTAGAATCCCATACTTTCGAATATTGCATAGGCTTAACATCGGTGAGTATCGGTAGCAGCCTAAGCACGATTGGCTTTAATGCCTTTTTTGGATGCAGTAGCCTCACTGAGTTTGAAGTTCACTCTGACAATGTGCATCTTTCAGTTTTGGATGGCGTCCTATTTAATGAAGACCTTACCAAGTTAGTGGTCTATCCGGCCGGAAAAGTCGAATCCACATACGACATTCCTGATGGTGTCACGACTATTGCTTTAAATGCATTCAGCCAATGTAATAATCTGACAACTATCAACATTCCAAGTAGTTTGATCGCTTTTGATGGTATCCCGTTTAATGTGTGCGTTAACTTGTCCGTTATAAACGTTGCCTCAGACAACGAAAGATTCGCCAGCCAACAAGGTGCACTATTCAATAAGGACAAAACTAATCTCATTCAGTATCCCATAGGAAAAGAAGAAACGAATTACACGATTCCCGGTAGCGTTGTTTCAATTAATCCTTATGCTTTTTACGCTAGTAAGAAGCTACTGACTGTAGTTATACCTGACACTGTTCTCTCCATCGGTGAAGGGGCGTTCTATTTTTGTGAAAACCTAGTGGATGTTAGCATCGGCAACGGAGTGACGACCATATCAGCCAATGCATTCAGTCTATGCTTTAATCTCGAGCGGGTGAGTTTTGGTAGCAGTATTATTTCTATCGAAGAACGCGCATTTCAACTTTGCAGAAATTTATCCGAAGTGAGGCTTCCTGACGGATTGACTACTATTGGCGCGAGGGCTTTTTACCACTGCGCTGGATTGTCCAACGTTACTTTTAGCAATAAACTTATGTCTATTGGAAGTGACGCTTTCAGCTTCTGCGACAATTTAAAAAGTGTAACTTTTGAAGGGGATGCCCCAACGAATGTCGGGTCTTTCCCGTTTGGGAGTAGCTATTTGAAATTAACCATCTACTTCTATGAGGGTAAGAGTGGCTTTTCCCCTGGCAGATGGCAGGGCTACCGGAGCGTCATGCTGCTAGACTTTGACCATGACAACTGGCCGGACGTGTTGGAAGTCGCGCTCGGGACCGACCCGAATGACGCCAGTTCGCAGTTTCGCGTATGGCTGACGACTGAGGCAGGAGCCACGCACATCCATTACGGGCCGCATTCGGATGCGTGCACGTTTGTCGTCGAGTGCACGGAGGATTTGAACGATCCGGATAGCTGGGAGCCGGTTGCGGGGCTCGGTTTTACGGGGGGTCTAACTGAGCAGGTGGCCGACTTGGGTGCCGTGAGCGGTGCGCCAAAGTTCTACCGTGTGCAGGTGAGCTACACTGCGGAGTAG
- a CDS encoding DUF975 family protein encodes MRWCYVENGQQQGPVSQEELHALARQGVIQPSTYVWTDGMPDWVTYEQAMGAAQMQSVASAPIPVGQQDVLPTEGAVNGTGGQTSNAELRKRASIAMAGNAKSAMLAVFVFGLVITVAGVIPLVGPLLIGGPLLLGMSAYMLLLSRRQPSSVSTVFGGFSHFVPAMLLYLLTIALTFAALMVLYAPFTALSFLIMPMADPETLESPAMGIVFGVMGLLWMLLVMGVIYYLQARFSMAFFSLVDVADGAIEALKFGWTMTKGKSFKLFRFYMYYMVMTIGLMILCGIVVAVLGMINETIAAFSILMVFPCLIVGVLYIIASLYVGLGCFYDDLKEA; translated from the coding sequence ATGCGTTGGTGTTACGTCGAAAATGGTCAGCAGCAGGGGCCGGTGTCGCAGGAAGAGCTTCACGCGTTGGCGCGGCAAGGCGTTATTCAGCCGAGCACGTATGTGTGGACCGACGGTATGCCGGACTGGGTTACCTACGAGCAGGCGATGGGGGCGGCTCAGATGCAGTCGGTGGCAAGCGCACCGATCCCCGTTGGGCAGCAGGATGTTTTGCCGACGGAAGGGGCGGTCAATGGAACCGGTGGACAGACCAGTAATGCTGAGCTGCGCAAGCGGGCCTCAATTGCGATGGCTGGAAATGCCAAGAGCGCGATGTTGGCGGTATTTGTGTTTGGTCTGGTCATCACGGTGGCCGGGGTGATTCCGCTCGTTGGGCCGTTATTGATTGGTGGACCGCTGCTATTGGGAATGTCCGCTTATATGCTGTTACTTTCGCGGCGGCAACCTTCCTCGGTCAGCACAGTCTTTGGCGGGTTCTCGCACTTCGTGCCCGCGATGCTGCTCTACCTGCTGACGATTGCACTGACCTTTGCCGCATTGATGGTCCTGTACGCGCCATTTACTGCGCTTTCGTTTTTGATCATGCCGATGGCTGATCCTGAAACGTTGGAAAGCCCGGCGATGGGCATCGTGTTTGGGGTGATGGGGCTGCTCTGGATGCTCCTGGTGATGGGAGTCATATATTATTTACAAGCCCGATTCTCGATGGCGTTTTTCAGTCTCGTCGATGTGGCGGATGGAGCCATCGAAGCCCTGAAGTTTGGCTGGACGATGACAAAGGGAAAATCATTCAAGCTCTTTCGCTTCTACATGTACTACATGGTGATGACGATTGGGCTGATGATCTTGTGTGGTATCGTGGTTGCCGTTTTGGGTATGATCAATGAGACCATTGCGGCGTTCAGCATTTTGATGGTCTTCCCATGCCTCATCGTCGGAGTCCTGTATATCATTGCATCGCTATACGTGGGGCTGGGATGTTTCTACGATGATTTGAAAGAGGCGTAG